The Alphaproteobacteria bacterium genome includes a region encoding these proteins:
- a CDS encoding low specificity L-threonine aldolase yields the protein MNFASDNVTGASQEILAAIAAANEGAAMPYGDDPITRRLEGVFNELFEREVISFPVATGSAANSLALATMTPPYGAVYCHPASHINTDECGAPEFYTGGAKLIPIAGENGKITVAALEHALANSGKGNVHHVQPSALSLTNETEVGTLYRVDEVSALAACAHAHGLYVHMDGARFANAIVALGSTPAELTWRAGVDALSFGATKNGAIGAEAVVFFEPKLAESFGYRRKRGAHLFSKMRFVSAQLEAYCKDGLWLRHACHANAMAKRLSGQLQTIPGVELVYPVEANEIFARIPGAAIEGAFADGFFFYRRVGETDEHCRLVTAFNTKPEDVDGLIASLRRHANTGTRRRA from the coding sequence ATGAATTTCGCGAGCGACAACGTCACGGGCGCGTCTCAGGAGATTTTGGCGGCAATCGCCGCAGCGAATGAGGGTGCCGCGATGCCTTATGGCGACGACCCGATCACGCGTCGCCTCGAAGGGGTGTTCAACGAGCTTTTCGAACGCGAGGTCATCTCCTTTCCGGTTGCAACAGGCAGTGCTGCGAACTCGCTGGCACTCGCGACCATGACCCCGCCCTATGGCGCCGTGTATTGCCATCCGGCGTCGCATATAAATACGGACGAGTGTGGGGCGCCTGAATTCTATACCGGCGGCGCCAAGCTCATCCCGATTGCGGGCGAGAACGGTAAAATCACCGTGGCGGCACTTGAACATGCGCTCGCAAATTCGGGAAAGGGAAACGTTCACCACGTGCAGCCTTCCGCCCTGAGCCTGACGAACGAAACCGAGGTCGGCACGCTTTATAGGGTCGATGAAGTAAGCGCGCTCGCGGCTTGCGCACACGCGCACGGGCTTTACGTGCACATGGACGGCGCGCGATTTGCGAATGCGATTGTCGCGCTTGGCTCCACGCCGGCCGAACTCACTTGGCGCGCCGGCGTCGACGCTCTGTCATTCGGCGCCACAAAGAATGGGGCCATTGGCGCTGAGGCGGTCGTGTTCTTCGAGCCGAAGCTTGCGGAGAGTTTCGGCTACCGTCGTAAGCGCGGCGCCCATCTTTTCTCGAAAATGCGGTTCGTCTCGGCGCAGCTCGAGGCTTATTGCAAGGACGGGCTCTGGCTGAGACACGCGTGTCACGCAAACGCAATGGCAAAGCGACTCTCTGGCCAGCTGCAGACGATTCCCGGCGTGGAACTCGTCTATCCCGTGGAGGCGAACGAGATCTTCGCGCGGATTCCGGGTGCCGCGATAGAGGGCGCATTCGCCGATGGATTTTTCTTCTATCGTCGGGTCGGCGAAACGGATGAGCATTGCCGCCTCGTAACGGCATTCAATACCAAGCCTGAGGACGTCGACGGCTTGATCGCCTCCCTTCGGCGCCACGCCAATACAGGGACGCGCAGGCGCGCGTGA